A window of the Sphaerobacter thermophilus DSM 20745 genome harbors these coding sequences:
- the polA gene encoding DNA polymerase I, which yields MKSAHDPAGRTIMLVDGHGLAYRAFHALPDTLATASGEPTNAVFGFTSMLLDALRSYHPDYVVVSFDVGRTFRHDRYEAYKAHRAPMPDDLRRQMERIHEVLAALNIPVFTREGYEADDVIATLARLAAERHMSVLVVTGDSDLLQLADGAVRIILPGRQRFGDYRVFDREAVIERYGFPPERIPEYKALVGDTSDNIPGVPGIGAKTATALVQAYDSLEAMREHIDEIKPPRARASLAEHFEQALHGRELATVVRDIDLELDLDTCVLGDYDRDRVLEVFRELEFRTLVNRLPEPTRPQVTTAPPAPPAERTIVRFDNQLGDLLEELRSAPAIALDVETTSTDPMTARLVGIALATSGQRSFYVPVNHANDDEQLDADEVREALSPLLADPNTVVYAHHGKYDALVLERAGYPRPRIAFDTMIAAYLLGENALDLKSLAFNRLGMEMTEITTLIGRGRNQLTMDLTDVQAAGDYACADVEATYRLVEVLQPDLEAQQQERLFREIEMPLIDVLIDMEKVGIAVDVDLLRDLSRQLTGQLAELEREIYGLAKHEFNINSTRQLATVLFDELGLPAGRRTKTGYSVSQEVLENLRHAHPIVDCILEYRQLLKLKSTYVDALPEQVNPETGRIHTSFNQTIAATGRLSSTDPNLQNIPVRTELGRSVRRAFIADNRPGYRPFDEEAVLLSADYSQIELRLMAHLSGDERLVHAFREGQDIHAATAADVFGVPLEQVTPDMRRVAKTVNFGIMYGMQAYGLARDTGMSRQDAQRFIDRYMARLPGVRAFLERTKRQALQQGYVTSMFGRRRYTPDIDSSNVNRRLAAERMAINMPLQGSAADIMKIAMIRVHDEMRRRGLRSRMLLQVHDELLFEVPRSELRTMADLAVDVMEKVVTLNVPLVVEVAAGANWDELEPL from the coding sequence ATGAAGTCTGCGCACGATCCTGCAGGGCGAACGATCATGCTTGTGGACGGCCACGGTCTGGCCTACCGGGCCTTCCACGCCCTGCCCGACACGCTGGCTACAGCATCCGGTGAGCCGACCAACGCGGTCTTCGGCTTCACCTCGATGCTGCTCGATGCCCTGCGCTCCTATCACCCCGACTACGTCGTGGTGAGCTTCGACGTCGGGCGAACCTTCCGCCACGACAGGTACGAAGCGTACAAGGCGCACCGCGCCCCGATGCCCGACGATCTGCGGCGGCAGATGGAGCGGATCCACGAGGTCCTCGCCGCGCTCAATATCCCGGTCTTCACCCGCGAGGGCTACGAGGCAGACGACGTGATCGCCACCCTGGCGAGGCTCGCTGCCGAGCGGCACATGTCGGTGCTGGTGGTGACCGGCGACAGCGATCTCCTCCAGTTGGCCGACGGCGCGGTCCGCATCATCCTGCCAGGCCGGCAGCGCTTCGGAGACTACCGCGTCTTTGACCGCGAGGCCGTCATCGAGCGCTACGGCTTCCCGCCGGAGCGCATCCCCGAGTACAAGGCCCTCGTCGGCGACACGTCGGACAACATCCCCGGCGTCCCCGGCATCGGCGCCAAGACCGCGACGGCCCTGGTCCAGGCCTACGACAGCCTGGAGGCGATGCGCGAGCACATCGACGAGATCAAACCGCCCCGCGCCCGCGCGTCGCTGGCCGAGCACTTCGAGCAGGCCCTCCACGGCCGTGAGCTCGCCACCGTCGTCCGCGATATCGACCTCGAACTGGACCTCGACACCTGCGTCCTCGGTGACTACGACCGCGACCGGGTCCTGGAGGTCTTCCGCGAGCTTGAGTTTCGCACGCTGGTCAACCGGCTACCCGAGCCGACCCGACCGCAGGTGACGACGGCGCCGCCGGCGCCACCCGCCGAGCGCACCATCGTCCGCTTCGACAACCAGCTCGGCGACCTGCTTGAGGAGCTCCGGAGCGCCCCGGCCATCGCGCTCGATGTTGAGACGACCTCGACCGACCCCATGACCGCACGGCTGGTCGGTATCGCTCTGGCGACCAGCGGGCAGCGCAGCTTCTACGTGCCGGTCAACCACGCGAACGACGACGAGCAGCTCGACGCGGACGAGGTGCGAGAGGCGCTATCGCCGCTCCTGGCCGATCCCAACACTGTCGTCTACGCCCACCACGGCAAGTACGATGCGCTCGTGCTGGAGCGGGCCGGTTACCCGCGCCCACGCATCGCCTTCGACACCATGATCGCCGCCTACCTCTTGGGCGAGAACGCACTCGACCTCAAGTCGCTGGCCTTCAACCGGCTCGGCATGGAGATGACCGAGATCACGACGCTGATCGGCCGCGGCCGGAACCAGCTCACCATGGACCTAACGGACGTGCAGGCAGCGGGCGACTACGCCTGCGCAGATGTCGAGGCGACCTACAGGCTGGTCGAGGTCCTCCAGCCCGACCTGGAAGCGCAGCAGCAGGAGCGCCTGTTCCGTGAGATCGAGATGCCGCTGATCGACGTCCTCATCGACATGGAGAAAGTCGGCATCGCTGTCGACGTTGACCTGCTGCGCGATCTCTCTCGCCAGCTCACCGGGCAGCTCGCCGAGCTGGAGCGGGAGATCTACGGCCTGGCCAAGCACGAGTTCAACATCAACTCCACCCGCCAGCTCGCGACTGTGCTCTTCGACGAGCTGGGGCTTCCGGCCGGCCGCCGCACCAAGACGGGCTACTCGGTCAGCCAGGAGGTGCTGGAGAATCTGCGCCACGCCCACCCCATCGTCGACTGCATCCTGGAGTACCGCCAACTGCTCAAGCTGAAGTCCACCTACGTGGACGCCCTGCCCGAACAGGTGAACCCGGAGACCGGCCGCATCCACACCTCGTTCAACCAGACCATCGCGGCCACCGGGCGGCTGAGTTCGACTGACCCGAACCTGCAGAACATCCCGGTTCGCACCGAGCTCGGCCGGTCGGTCCGGCGTGCGTTCATCGCCGACAACCGGCCGGGGTATCGCCCCTTCGACGAGGAGGCCGTGCTCCTGTCGGCCGACTACAGCCAGATCGAGCTGCGGCTTATGGCGCACCTGAGCGGCGACGAGCGACTCGTCCACGCCTTCCGCGAGGGGCAGGACATCCACGCTGCCACGGCGGCCGATGTCTTCGGCGTCCCGCTGGAGCAGGTTACCCCCGACATGCGGCGAGTGGCCAAGACGGTGAACTTCGGCATCATGTACGGCATGCAGGCCTACGGGCTGGCGCGCGACACCGGGATGAGCCGGCAGGATGCCCAGCGCTTCATCGACCGTTACATGGCGCGGCTGCCCGGCGTGCGCGCCTTCCTCGAGCGGACCAAGCGGCAGGCACTGCAGCAGGGCTACGTCACCAGTATGTTCGGCCGGCGACGCTACACCCCCGACATCGACTCTTCCAACGTGAATCGGCGCCTGGCCGCCGAGCGGATGGCGATCAACATGCCGCTGCAAGGCTCCGCGGCCGACATCATGAAGATCGCCATGATCCGGGTGCACGACGAGATGCGTCGCCGCGGCCTGCGCAGCCGCATGCTCCTGCAGGTGCACGACGAGTTGCTCTTCGAAGTTCCACGCTCCGAGCTCCGGACCATGGCCGACCTGGCAGTCGATGTGATGGAGAAGGTCGTCACGCTCAACGTGCCGCTGGTGGTCGAGGTCGCTGCCGGCGCGAACTGGGACGAGCTAGAGCCGCTCTAA
- a CDS encoding FmdB family zinc ribbon protein has product MPIYEYACGTCGHTFERKQRFSDEPVSECPECGAQVRRVLHPAGIIFKGSGWYITDSRKSNGSSSTSDSESTSSAKETSAAAD; this is encoded by the coding sequence ATGCCGATCTATGAGTATGCATGTGGGACGTGTGGCCACACCTTCGAGCGCAAGCAGCGGTTCAGCGACGAGCCGGTGAGCGAGTGCCCGGAATGTGGAGCCCAGGTTCGTCGCGTCCTTCATCCCGCCGGGATCATCTTCAAGGGCTCAGGCTGGTACATTACTGACAGCCGGAAGTCGAACGGCTCGAGCAGCACCAGTGACAGTGAGAGCACATCGAGCGCGAAGGAGACGAGCGCAGCGGCTGATTAG
- a CDS encoding AAA family ATPase: MEPVQALSERIVTNVERVIVGKRREVQLVLVALLCRGHVLIEDVPGVGKTVLAKAIARSIGSSFKRIQFTPDLLPSDVTGVSIFNQRTGQFEFRPGPVVAQIVLADEINRATPKTQSALLEAMEESQITVDGITHRLPDPFIVLATENPIEYEGTFPLPEAQLDRFLIRISLGYPGHRGEVEILNRQHYTHPLNLLEQVVGVDELLAGQEMVKRVFVDDSLKEYIVSIVEATREHDDVYLGAGPRGSLALYNTARAWAAMAGRDYVIPDDIKDLAEPTLAHRLIVSPSARMKNVDGRMVVREILMSLPVPGARPTSPSAERTLGWRGTRSPRGTGTNA; this comes from the coding sequence ATGGAGCCGGTGCAGGCACTTTCCGAGCGGATTGTCACCAACGTGGAACGGGTTATCGTCGGCAAGCGACGCGAGGTGCAACTCGTGCTCGTGGCGCTGCTGTGCCGCGGCCACGTCCTGATCGAGGACGTGCCCGGCGTCGGCAAGACTGTGCTGGCGAAGGCCATCGCGCGCAGCATCGGCTCCAGCTTCAAGCGAATCCAGTTCACGCCGGACCTGCTGCCCAGCGACGTCACCGGGGTGAGCATCTTCAACCAGCGGACCGGGCAGTTCGAGTTCCGCCCGGGTCCGGTGGTGGCGCAGATCGTCCTGGCCGATGAGATTAACCGAGCCACTCCGAAGACGCAGTCGGCGCTCCTGGAGGCAATGGAGGAGTCGCAGATCACGGTCGACGGGATAACTCACCGGCTGCCCGACCCCTTCATCGTCCTGGCGACCGAGAACCCGATCGAGTACGAGGGGACGTTCCCGCTGCCCGAGGCGCAGCTCGACCGGTTCCTGATCCGCATCTCTCTCGGCTATCCCGGACACCGTGGCGAGGTCGAGATCCTCAACCGGCAGCACTACACCCATCCGCTGAACCTGCTGGAGCAGGTGGTGGGGGTCGATGAGTTGCTCGCCGGTCAGGAAATGGTGAAGCGGGTCTTCGTCGACGACTCGCTCAAGGAGTACATCGTCTCGATCGTCGAGGCCACCCGGGAGCACGACGATGTCTACCTCGGCGCGGGGCCACGCGGCTCGCTGGCGCTCTACAACACGGCGCGGGCCTGGGCGGCGATGGCCGGCCGGGACTACGTGATCCCGGATGACATCAAGGATCTGGCGGAGCCGACGCTGGCACACCGGCTGATCGTCAGCCCGTCGGCGCGCATGAAGAACGTCGATGGGCGCATGGTGGTGCGCGAGATTCTGATGAGCCTGCCGGTACCGGGGGCACGGCCCACGTCGCCCAGCGCGGAGCGGACACTCGGGTGGCGCGGGACACGTAGCCCGAGGGGTACGGGGACGAACGCGTGA
- a CDS encoding DUF58 domain-containing protein: protein MNALKLAVLIVVVLVLAELSRWDVLEKVFFVLAGLFVVAFIWSRLSLRGLVVTRETQADRAQVGQALVERLRIQNLSRLAKLWVELIDHSDVPGHRMSRVVHLRPRDSTRWRVETWCSRRGRFRVGPLTLQSGDPFGLFPVRRLVPYVHELLVYPATVDLSGFRLPVGELPGGNSLQRRTQFVTPNAAGVREYLPGDAFNRIAWAATARTGQLMVKEFELDPTADVWIVLDLEARHHVRAGHHLPPLDPRAAGRGGEELPLAFWLDSTEEYAVTTAASLARHFLDQNRNVGLITNNSQPTTIPTDRGGRQMVKILEFLAVVRADGTQPLAETLLAEGGNFDRNSTVIVVTPSTDEQWAQVLMNLSARGVGVVVVLIESSTFNGGESSLMVVSDLAAIGIPTYLLKYGDDIGRALATQAATMGAVRTTP, encoded by the coding sequence GTGAACGCCCTGAAGCTAGCCGTCCTCATCGTCGTTGTCCTGGTACTTGCGGAGCTGAGCCGCTGGGACGTCCTGGAGAAGGTCTTCTTCGTCCTGGCGGGCTTGTTCGTGGTGGCCTTCATCTGGAGCCGCCTGAGCCTGCGTGGCCTGGTCGTCACGCGGGAGACGCAGGCTGACCGTGCTCAGGTAGGCCAGGCGCTGGTGGAGCGCCTGCGCATCCAGAACCTGAGCCGTCTGGCGAAGCTCTGGGTCGAGTTGATCGATCACTCCGACGTGCCTGGCCACCGGATGAGCCGGGTGGTGCACCTGCGCCCACGCGACTCGACCCGCTGGCGCGTCGAGACGTGGTGCTCCCGGCGCGGACGCTTTCGCGTTGGCCCGCTCACACTGCAGTCCGGCGACCCGTTCGGTCTCTTCCCCGTGAGGCGGCTGGTGCCCTACGTGCATGAGTTGCTGGTCTACCCGGCGACCGTCGACCTCTCCGGCTTTCGGCTCCCGGTGGGGGAGTTGCCGGGCGGCAACTCGCTCCAGCGCCGGACACAGTTCGTCACGCCGAATGCGGCCGGGGTGCGGGAGTACCTGCCCGGGGACGCCTTCAACCGCATCGCCTGGGCGGCCACGGCGCGCACCGGCCAGTTGATGGTCAAGGAGTTCGAGCTCGACCCGACGGCGGACGTCTGGATCGTGCTCGACCTGGAAGCGCGCCACCATGTGCGGGCCGGTCACCACCTGCCGCCGCTCGACCCGCGGGCCGCAGGCCGGGGAGGGGAGGAGCTCCCGCTGGCCTTCTGGCTCGACTCGACAGAAGAGTACGCCGTGACGACCGCGGCATCGCTGGCCCGCCACTTCCTGGACCAGAACCGCAACGTCGGCCTGATCACCAACAACAGCCAGCCGACGACCATCCCGACCGATCGGGGCGGGCGGCAGATGGTCAAGATTCTGGAGTTCCTGGCAGTGGTTCGGGCCGACGGGACGCAGCCGCTGGCGGAGACGCTGCTGGCGGAGGGTGGGAACTTCGACCGGAACTCCACCGTCATTGTTGTGACACCCTCCACTGATGAGCAGTGGGCGCAGGTCCTCATGAACCTCAGCGCCCGCGGCGTCGGTGTCGTCGTAGTACTGATCGAGAGCAGCACGTTCAATGGGGGGGAGAGCAGCCTGATGGTCGTGAGCGACCTGGCGGCGATCGGCATCCCCACCTACCTCCTGAAGTACGGAGACGACATCGGGCGAGCCCTGGCCACGCAGGCGGCCACGATGGGGGCGGTTAGGACAACGCCGTAG